AAGCCGCTGGAGTTACCGAAACCGGGTACGGTAGGCGGCGGGAAGAACTGAATGTCAGCGTCCGTGATGCCCTTTGTTTTTTCTTCCAGCTGGGTAATGAGGTCCGTTACTGATTCCTCGCGGTCATCCCACGCCTTCAGGTTGATCATACCCATGCCATAGGAAGCACCCGCTACTTCGTTGGTCAGGCTGTAGCCCGCTAGCGTCGACACCGATTCTACCGGACCTAGCTGCTTCGCGATGTCGTTGATCTGGTCGAGCACCCGCTCTGTGCGTTCCACGGTGGCACCGGGCGGCGTGGTCACGTTCACGTAGATCATGCCTTGGTCCTCCGTTGGGATGAAGCCTGTGGGCAGGATGGTGGTCATGCCGTAGGTAGCAGCGAAGAAGAAGATCAATAAACCGATGGTCACGAGGCGGCGGTTGGCAATAACGCGCACCAGGCGTTGGTAGCCGCTTGCCAGCGACTCGTAGCGGCGGTTGAAGCCAGCAAAGAAGCGGCCTACCACACCTTGCTTTTGCTCGCCTTCGTGCACGGGCTTCAGCAGCAAGGCGCACAGAGCCGGCGTGAGCGTGAGAGCGTTAACCCCCGAAATGACAATGGAAATAGCTAGGGTCAGGGAGAACTGGCGGTAGAAAACGCCGACTGGACCTTCCATAAAGGACACCGGCACAAACACTGCCGACATCACCAGCGTGATGGCTACGATAGCACCGCCGATTTCGCCCATGGCTTCAAGCGTCGCGTCCATGGCGGAAAGGTGCTTTTCGTGCATTTTGGCGTGCACGGCTTCTACCACCACAATGGCGTTATCGACCACGATACCAATGGCGAGCACCAAGGCAAACAGCGTGAGCAGGTTGATGCTAAAACCTAGCAGCTGCATGAAGAACAACGTACCGATAAGCGCTACCGGCACCGCAAGGGCTGGAATTAGCGTCGAACGCCAGTCCTGCAAGAACAGGTACACCACGATGAACACCAGCACGAAAGCTTCGAGCAAGGTGCGCAATACCTCGTGGATAGAAGCATCGAGGAAGCGCGACACGTCATAAGACACGTTATAGGTCATGCCAGGCGGAAACGAGGTTTGCTTCAGCTCGGCCATGCGGGTCTTCACGTTCTTGATAACGTCGGAGGCATTAGAGCCCGGGCGCTGCTTCAGCATGATGGCCGCCGAGGGCTTCCCATTGATCTTCGACACCATGCCGTAGCTCAGCACGCCGAATTCTACCTTGGCGATGTCTTTCAGGCGCAGCACTGAGCCGTCGGGGTTGGCGCGCACCACAATGCTTTCGTATTGCTTGGGCTCAAACAGCTTGCCCGTGTAGCGCAGCACGTACTGCAACACCTGCGCCGCCTGACCCGAGCTTTCGCCCGATTTACCCGGCGCCGCTTCCACGTTTTGGTTACGAATAGCCTCCACAATCTCATCGGCCGATACGTTATAGGCCACCATGCGGTCGGGCTGAAGCCATACGCGCATGGAGTACTCACGCTGCCCCATGATTTCGGCGAAACCCACCCCATCAATACGCTTGAGCTCTTGCAACACGTTGATATCGGCGAAGTTGTAGATGAACTTCTCCCCTACTTTTGGGTCGTCGCTCATCACGTTGAGGTAGAGCAGCATACTGTTTACCTCCTTCTCCGTACTCACGCCCGCCTTGATAACTTCTTCGGGTAGTTCGTCAATCACCGTCTGCACGCGGTTCTGCACGTTCACGGCAGCTAGGTCAGGGTCAGTACCAACTTGGAAGAAGATGGTAATAAGCGTGATACCGCTGTTACTGGAAACCGACGACAAGTAGGTCATGCCGGGTACGCCGTTGATGGCGCGTTCCAGCGGCGTGGCCACGGCCTTGGCGCACACCTCGGCGTTGGCACCGGTGTAGCGCGCCGTTACGGTTACCGAGGGCGGCACGATATCGGGGAATTGCGTGATGGGCAGAGACACCAACGCCAGCAGCCCTAAAAAGGTGATGAACAGCGAGATGACCAGCGAAAGCACTGGTCGGCGAATGAATAGACTGAGCATAGGATATGTGGATAGACGCGCAGGCGCCAGAGCGTTGAATCGTAAGAATGAGCTGCCCGACCTAGCTTCCGTGCGTGCTAGGTCAGGCTACAAGTACTACCGGGCATCAGCCATCAGCTCGTCCATAGCCACGAATCGTGGCTGGATCTTGGTGCCTTCCCGCAGGTCCTGCACCCCTTCGTACACGATTTTCTGCCCGGGCTTCAGGCCGCTTTTCACCACGTAGTAGTCCGAAAGGCGTGTTTGAGGAATGAAGGCTTGCATCTTCACTTTGTTGGCTTCATCGACCACGAAGACGTAGTTTTTATCCTGAATCTCGAACACAGCTTTCTGGGGCACGAGCACCACGTTGTGGATGGGGTTCGTCAGGCGCACGCGGCCGGTGGCGCCGTGCTTGAGCAGCTTTTCGGGGTTCGGGAATTGTGCCCGAAAAGCAATGGAGCCGGTGTTTTCCTCGAATTCGTTTTCCTGGGTTTGGATCTTGCCGGGGTACGCATAGGGTGTGCCATCGGCTAGCAGCAGTGTTACTTCGCTATCACCCGGCCGGGCTTTGTTCTGCTGGCGGGTCTTGGCGTATTCTAGGTACTCGTTTTCTGCTACGTTGAAGTAAGCGTACACGGCACTGGGGTCCGAAACGGTGGTGAGCAGCGTGCCATCGGCTATCAGGCTACCGGCTTTCAGCGGAATCCGGTCCACAAGGCCGTCGAAAGGTGCCCGTACCAAGGTGTACGATAGGTTCAGGGCCGCCGTGTTGCGCAAGGACTGCGCCTCGGCAATACCCGCCTGCGCCGCCTTCAGCTTCGACTGCGCCACGGCTAGCTCGCTGGGTGAGATGATGTCCTTCTCCACCAGCATCTTCACCCGATCGAGCTCTAGCTGAATCACCCGGGCTTGGGCTTGGGCGTTGTTATAAGCCGCCTGGGCCTTGGCTACTTGCGAGCGAAACTCAGCGTCGTTGATGCGAAAGAGCGGCTGTCCTTTCTTCACCGGGCGCCCTTCATCTACATAAATCTGCTCCAAAAAGCCAGCGACCCGGGCGCGTAGCTCCACGTTGCGTACTGATTGAATATCAGCCACATAGTCGTGGTGCAAGACCGTGTCCTGCGACGCCAGCTCCGTGACGGGCAATACTGGTGCAGACGGAGCTTTCTGGGTGTCGGCTTGGCTTTTCTCACCGCAGCCAGCCAGCGAGATACCGAGGAGAGAAACAACAACCCAGGCAAACTGGGTAAGGCGAGTAGCGGGCATAAGAAGTTTAGAATGAAGGCTCATAGCACGTGCATCAAGCAGGCTACCGTAAGATTTAGATAGTTCAGAAGTATTCGGCGGCACCTAGCTTCACTCCGAAGACACGAGCAAGTCGGAGGCGGCAGTGCGGAGCCGGTCGGGGCTAGTTTGGGCTCTTAGGCTATCCGTGCGCAGGTGGTCGGCTTGACAACGGGCTAGCATTGTGCGCGTTAGGCGCAGCTCCTCTGCCATCGTCGACTGATCATCATCGTCAGCTTCGTCATCGTCTTCCTCTTGCCACGTGGCTAATCCTTTCGGCAGCACATCTTTGTACTGCAAGGCAACTAGGTAGCAGTTGAAGCCAGTGGAGAGCAAGAGAGCACCGATCAGCAGCCAAATCAGCACCGAATAGCGGTTGTCTATTTGCATCAATTCACGGGTTGGTGTGCTGCAAAGGACTTACGACAACATTAGAACGGTCTGAGAAGGACATTAGAAAACATTAAAAAAGCACCAGGGGCTAGCCCTCGGAAGAGCTAGCCCCTGGTGCTGACCAAGAAGCGGATAACGTACGTGGAGAGCAGCGTTCCGCTACTTGGCCTCGGCCGCTGGCAACCGCACTGTGGCGGTAGTGCCCTTGCCCGGCGCCGATTCGAGGAGCAATTGTCCGGCGTGTAGCTGCACAATCTTGCGGGTAATGGGCAGACCTAGGCCGTAGCCGAGAGTGTGCTTGCCGTTTTCGCCACGGTAAAGGGGTTCGAACACGCGCCGCAGCTCTTCCTCGCTCATCCCGAGGCCAGCGTCTGCAATCTGAAGTTGTAGCTCCTGCGGCGTACGATACCCTAGCGTTACCCGAACGTCGGTTTGGGAATACTTGCACGCATTATCGAGCAGGTTGAGCACAGCCGTGGTGAGCAGCTGGGCGTTGCCAAGCACCATAAACATGTCCTCCACCGACTCGGGCAAAAACCCAAAGTCCAGCCGTAGCGGGTGCTGCGGGTACTTTGTGGAGCAAGCCGCAATAGCTTGGGTGACGCACTCATCCAAGCGCACGGGCAGGCGCCGAAACGAGGTATCGTCGGCTTTGGCCAGGGCTAGTAGTCCATTCGTCAGCGCAATGACGTGGCGAATTTCCTCAATTGCCGAATTGATGCTTTGCTTGGCATCGGCTAGGTCGGTATCGTAGGCGGCAGAGGTTTCCAGGGTGCCGAGCAGGTTGGCTAGGGGTGTGCGCAGCTCGTGCGAGGCGTGCGACAAAAAACTCTTCTGCGACTCAAAAGCTAGCTCTAAGCCGCTGAGCATCTGGTTGAAGGTAATGGCCAAGCGCGCTATTTCGTCCCGCTGGTTGCCCTCGTGCACGCGCAAGCTCAAGTTACTAGCCGTGATGCCCTCCACTTCCGTTACGATGCGCGAAATCGGCTGCAACGACTGTTCCACGAAGTACCAGCCGGCCAGAATGATGAGCACCAGCGTACCTAGGTTGCCCACCAGCAAGATTAGGCGCAGCTTCTCAAACTCGCGCATGCCGAACTCATCGCGCCCCGCTACAAAGATCTGGTACGTCCGTCCTTGGTGGCGGTAATGGATTCCAACCGTTTCCAAGGCGCCCTGCCGGAAGCTCACGAGCTTTTCCTTTCCAATTCGGGCAAAATAAGCGGCATCG
This Hymenobacter sp. GOD-10R DNA region includes the following protein-coding sequences:
- a CDS encoding efflux RND transporter periplasmic adaptor subunit; amino-acid sequence: MPATRLTQFAWVVVSLLGISLAGCGEKSQADTQKAPSAPVLPVTELASQDTVLHHDYVADIQSVRNVELRARVAGFLEQIYVDEGRPVKKGQPLFRINDAEFRSQVAKAQAAYNNAQAQARVIQLELDRVKMLVEKDIISPSELAVAQSKLKAAQAGIAEAQSLRNTAALNLSYTLVRAPFDGLVDRIPLKAGSLIADGTLLTTVSDPSAVYAYFNVAENEYLEYAKTRQQNKARPGDSEVTLLLADGTPYAYPGKIQTQENEFEENTGSIAFRAQFPNPEKLLKHGATGRVRLTNPIHNVVLVPQKAVFEIQDKNYVFVVDEANKVKMQAFIPQTRLSDYYVVKSGLKPGQKIVYEGVQDLREGTKIQPRFVAMDELMADAR
- a CDS encoding sensor histidine kinase gives rise to the protein MLIRNKLILRFTLLVVAIQLCLSAFVYYYSALSREQRYYHRLEAKAALIGSILIRRGNLQESKLRSFHRKDLLTMHDERISIYDQDGRMLYSTAAASKSASDAAYFARIGKEKLVSFRQGALETVGIHYRHQGRTYQIFVAGRDEFGMREFEKLRLILLVGNLGTLVLIILAGWYFVEQSLQPISRIVTEVEGITASNLSLRVHEGNQRDEIARLAITFNQMLSGLELAFESQKSFLSHASHELRTPLANLLGTLETSAAYDTDLADAKQSINSAIEEIRHVIALTNGLLALAKADDTSFRRLPVRLDECVTQAIAACSTKYPQHPLRLDFGFLPESVEDMFMVLGNAQLLTTAVLNLLDNACKYSQTDVRVTLGYRTPQELQLQIADAGLGMSEEELRRVFEPLYRGENGKHTLGYGLGLPITRKIVQLHAGQLLLESAPGKGTTATVRLPAAEAK
- a CDS encoding efflux RND transporter permease subunit is translated as MLSLFIRRPVLSLVISLFITFLGLLALVSLPITQFPDIVPPSVTVTARYTGANAEVCAKAVATPLERAINGVPGMTYLSSVSSNSGITLITIFFQVGTDPDLAAVNVQNRVQTVIDELPEEVIKAGVSTEKEVNSMLLYLNVMSDDPKVGEKFIYNFADINVLQELKRIDGVGFAEIMGQREYSMRVWLQPDRMVAYNVSADEIVEAIRNQNVEAAPGKSGESSGQAAQVLQYVLRYTGKLFEPKQYESIVVRANPDGSVLRLKDIAKVEFGVLSYGMVSKINGKPSAAIMLKQRPGSNASDVIKNVKTRMAELKQTSFPPGMTYNVSYDVSRFLDASIHEVLRTLLEAFVLVFIVVYLFLQDWRSTLIPALAVPVALIGTLFFMQLLGFSINLLTLFALVLAIGIVVDNAIVVVEAVHAKMHEKHLSAMDATLEAMGEIGGAIVAITLVMSAVFVPVSFMEGPVGVFYRQFSLTLAISIVISGVNALTLTPALCALLLKPVHEGEQKQGVVGRFFAGFNRRYESLASGYQRLVRVIANRRLVTIGLLIFFFAATYGMTTILPTGFIPTEDQGMIYVNVTTPPGATVERTERVLDQINDIAKQLGPVESVSTLAGYSLTNEVAGASYGMGMINLKAWDDREESVTDLITQLEEKTKGITDADIQFFPPPTVPGFGNSSGFELRLLDRTGRGDLQQTAEVSNRFIEALSKTPAIGSAFTSFDPSFPQYMIHVDQDQAAKKGVTVDKAMSTLQTLMGSFYASNFIRFGQMYKVMVQAAPNFRTKPEDVLKMYVKNDRGEMVPFSTFVRLERVYGPEQLTRYNMYTSAMLNGDAAPGFSSGDVINTVQQVAAKELPRGYSFEWSGMTREQVLSGDQALYVFAVVLLFVYLLLAAQYESFLLPLPVILSLPTGIFGAFLFLKLLGLENNIYAQVSLVMLIGLLGKNAILIIEFAVLKRKEEGLSALEAAVQGGYSRLRPILMTSFAFIAGLIPLTIATGAGALGNRSIGTAAAGGMFIGTLFGVVLIPGLYVLFSRSNKKEKAKEELAEVETHEPVHATA